DNA from Malus sylvestris chromosome 11, drMalSylv7.2, whole genome shotgun sequence:
TTAAAATGATCTAGTTCAGTAAAACCAAGTGACTTCAGATGctgtaatttttatttctaagtTTTCATAGTTCTTGTTTGATTAGATTTGGTGCGAAATACTTATATGCCATGTCTCGAAGCAGAAATGTAGAATTACTACCACtatccaataaataatcaatacTAATATAGGTGATCAGAACTGCAAATTCAATTATGTCAGAAGACTagtattaattaaaacaaaacgtCTGAAACTAAATCCTGGACAAAATTATtttccatctctaaatggctaAGTTATTAGGTGTGAGCTAACAATTATCCTTATTCTATTTACAGCTTCATTCATTTCTAAATGGCTAAGTTAACATGTTACTCCTTCAAAAGTTCTCATCTCACTTCTcttaaataactaaaaacatACAGATGAAGCTTTACAGTAGTGGCAAAAAGCTCATGCCTATGCATTTTAGTGTGGATTAATCTCCACGGATTCTCAAGCCACCTAACAACTAACTATTAACTTAATGTTATTGCtccaataaaaatattaattaacttACAATTGCCTCAGTTATGACTGAGGGTTGAACGAGTAATCGGGTTGGGATCAGGTTAGACCTATAGACCTATGATTCGGATCCTTCCGTTGTAACCTAAAAAATACATACTAAACTAAATATATTGGAAAGAGTACTAAAAAAATAAGATTCaagtaaataaaagaaaacccaGTAGCCCAGCACTTTCCCTCCTCTTCCATTGCACCTACCGCCGCCCACCGGCCATCAAACTTCTCTACAAGTCATGCACGCATGCACTTTTCGTTTTTAATCTTTGATTTAATGTATCTATAGATATTCGTTACAACATCATCCACAAACTTTAAAACTTTTCGTGATTAAACCAACTTTATCTTTTTTCTTATGAAACTATACATATAATAGAATACGGCTGATCATAAGCTAAACCATAGGGAAGTGTAGGCAAAGAAAGGTAATCCAACAACTCTAGTAGTTATTATGCTCCTAGCTAGCCTCCTAAATTAGGTTAATTAACCTATAAAGGCTCATAAAAAATGATGTCTTAAAGGATTGTATTTCACAATCAGATTCTAGACCTTTATGTTTTGAATTTATGAATAGGCATAAGAACATTATAAGTGGTTTATTGTTTTAGTTGTGTGGCTTTGTTCTGctctagttttttctttttggggttattatgtttataGTGTTTTGTAGATGTCTTTGATGTACAATAGAATTTAGATAATGGATGTCATTTGTATAAATGATTGAAATTAAAAGTTGGCTAACTAAATTGACTTTTTGAAGCAAATACAGCAAAAACTTAGCTTAAAAAAGAGGATCCCCTTGGGAATCCTCTTTAACTAGTATAGTTTTGTTTGCATCAAAGTTTAGTATGTGAAAGTTTTTATTCTCAAGAACTTAGGAAGTTGCctaagaaattaattcaaagaatcaaatggcaTTAGATAATAAGAAACCTATGCAAAGTATAGGgaaatattattatattgaaAATTATGAGAATGGATATATATTATATAGCCATCATATCCGTAGTTATATGCAAATGGTTTGACCTTATGAAAAACAAGAATTATAcgactttttattttatttttaaatattatacaGACTTTCGATGCTCAAACATCCCACTGGAATTTTTCATACTCCCTATTTATTATTACATGGCcaacttcttttttattttatttttatcattcaTCAAATGATTCAAATCGCCAACTTGAGTTGGCAAACGGCCGGCAAACCTTCTATTGTATACATTAAGATACAGAAATGTAGAGACTGACACCACACCTCCTACGCcgccccaaaacccaaaaataaaacatagAAGAAAATTCCTCTATAAAAGCACTCAAACTCCTTGATCTTCATCATCACTGCTTAGCCATTGGACAAGAAACTAACTATACCTATATTGTCATGGCTGCCCTTCAATCTTTACTAGTATGTATTGTAGTGGCAGTTTCCATTACCGTAATACCAACGTCTGCACAACTAAGTGCTGATTTCTACAACAAAGTGTGCCCTCAGGCACTACCAGCCATTAGAGCAGTTGTCAAGCAGGCCATCTTTCGTGAGCCGCGAATCGGAGCCTCTCTACTCCGCCTTCACTTCCATGACTGCTTTGTTAATGTAATTAGACTAAACTAAATTGGGTGCATGTGCATGCATTGGGCTTGCCAGAATTCTCTTTAGTTATGAAATTGTTCATTATTTAGTCGCTGAAATATTATTGTGTTCAtggttgttgaattttttttagatcAACGGGTCCGAGAGGCCCCACTCTAATGACACAGATATTGTCCAACTTTACCATCTGCCAAATCCGTTagatgtggggttttatcacaaaggttttggttggtattagttagagtggggtaatccTACTTAAAGTTATTGCTTTTCTTTacccccaccgatgtgggactgcTAACAATGGTTGACTATGTACAGGGCTGTGATGGATCAATTCTACTTGATGACACTCCGAGCTTCACTGGTGAGAAGACAGCTCTCCCAAATGTGAATTCAGTGAGGGGATTCGACGTAATTGATGATATAAAAAAGGCCGTGGACAAAGCTTGCAACCGCAGCGTGGTCTCATGTGCTGATATATTAGCAGTTGCAGCTCGTGATTCTGTGTTCCTTGTGAGTATAACGCTGGGTTCATTAATATTGTCTCAGTATGCGCATGTCagaatgttaaaaaaaatgctGAGGCTATAGAGTGGCCGCAATGCCAAATGGTGAATAAATTTGACGATTCTAACGGTAAtcttttttaatgaaatttgtgtttgtgtttgttaCTTTTTAGCTGGATGGACCTCTTTACCAAGTCCCGTTAGGAAGAAGAGATGCAAGAACTGCAAGCTTGAATGATGCAAATAGAAATCTTCCACCCCCATTTTTCAACTTCCCGCAGCTTCTCTCTAACTTCCAAGCTCATGGTCTGGACCTAACAGACTTGGTTGTCCTCTCAGCCGCCCACACCATTGGACTAGCTCGGTGCACCACCTTCCGGGCCAGAATTTACAATGACACCAACATAGACCCCAGCTTCGCAGCCTCAGCGCAACAAAATTGCCCATCAAGTGGAGGAAATGACAATACATTGCCACTAGATGCAACTACAAGGAGATTTGATACCGTCTACTTTAATTCCTTGTTGAAACAAAAGGGTCTCCTCCATTCTGATCAAGAGCTATTTAAGAATAATGGCACCGATAGTGATAACCTGGTGTTTAAATACAGCAGGAACCCATTTGCTTTTGCTAGAGACTTTTCAGCCTCTATGATCAAGATGGGTAACCTCAAGCCTCTTACTGGGAATGATGGAGAAGTAAGATTGAACTGTCGGAAAATCAATTAGTGTGTGTTGTTGTCACGATTAAAAAGATATATGTTTTTCATGATTTTGCAAAGTAGCATAATCTATGATCAAGCTATATAATGTACCCAAAAAAGACTATTTATTGAATAATATGGAGATTGGCTTTGAGATTAGAATACAACGTGTACATGGTCTATAAAAAGCCAAGCTCTTTTCCATATTGAACAGA
Protein-coding regions in this window:
- the LOC126588575 gene encoding peroxidase P7-like encodes the protein MAALQSLLVCIVVAVSITVIPTSAQLSADFYNKVCPQALPAIRAVVKQAIFREPRIGASLLRLHFHDCFVNGCDGSILLDDTPSFTGEKTALPNVNSVRGFDVIDDIKKAVDKACNRSVVSCADILAVAARDSVFLLDGPLYQVPLGRRDARTASLNDANRNLPPPFFNFPQLLSNFQAHGLDLTDLVVLSAAHTIGLARCTTFRARIYNDTNIDPSFAASAQQNCPSSGGNDNTLPLDATTRRFDTVYFNSLLKQKGLLHSDQELFKNNGTDSDNLVFKYSRNPFAFARDFSASMIKMGNLKPLTGNDGEVRLNCRKIN